One segment of Cetobacterium sp. NK01 DNA contains the following:
- a CDS encoding DUF448 domain-containing protein, producing MLNHTPERTCVVCREKKNKSDLFRIAKINDNNYSFDEKQKLQARAVYVCKTHECIKRISKNKKYSLKIEDLLSMVNLLKKQSKDYLNILKAMKNSEHLTFGINMVMEDIQHIHFLIIAEDISEKNDKKIIAKAKEFDIPYAHFGDKAQLGEIFNKDEINVIAIKNKKVARGLID from the coding sequence ATGCTTAATCATACTCCAGAAAGAACTTGTGTAGTTTGTAGAGAAAAAAAGAATAAAAGCGATCTTTTTAGAATCGCTAAAATAAATGACAACAACTATTCATTTGATGAAAAGCAAAAACTTCAAGCTAGAGCTGTCTACGTTTGTAAAACTCATGAATGTATAAAAAGAATTTCAAAAAATAAAAAATATAGCCTAAAAATTGAAGATTTACTTTCAATGGTAAATCTTCTTAAGAAACAATCTAAAGATTACTTAAACATTTTAAAGGCAATGAAAAACTCTGAACATCTAACTTTCGGTATCAACATGGTTATGGAAGATATTCAACATATCCATTTCCTAATAATCGCTGAGGATATTAGTGAAAAAAATGATAAAAAAATAATTGCAAAGGCTAAGGAATTTGATATTCCTTATGCGCATTTTGGGGATAAAGCACAACTTGGTGAGATATTTAACAAAGATGAAATCAATGTGATTGCTATAAAAAATAAAAAGGTTGCAAGGGGATTGATCGATTAG
- the rbfA gene encoding 30S ribosome-binding factor RbfA, with the protein MNKKRLAAIEKEVSRVVSKCLFEEIKNPKLKKAMVSITNVRVTEDLKFADLYFSIMPIAGGTVNKNEVLEGLNEIKGFLRKRVSEELALRYTPDIRIKLDDTIEHAIKISQLLDSLKG; encoded by the coding sequence ATGAATAAAAAAAGATTAGCTGCAATAGAAAAAGAGGTTTCAAGAGTTGTCTCTAAATGTCTTTTTGAAGAAATTAAAAATCCAAAATTAAAAAAAGCTATGGTTTCTATTACAAATGTTAGAGTTACTGAAGATTTAAAATTCGCTGACTTATATTTCAGTATTATGCCTATAGCTGGTGGAACAGTTAATAAAAATGAAGTTTTAGAAGGGTTAAATGAAATTAAAGGTTTTCTTAGAAAAAGAGTATCTGAAGAACTAGCCTTAAGATATACTCCTGATATTAGAATAAAACTGGATGATACTATAGAACACGCTATTAAAATCTCCCAGTTACTTGATAGCTTAAAAGGATAA
- a CDS encoding methylaspartate ammonia-lyase, with protein sequence MRIVDVVCSAGKTGFYFDDQRAIKKGAGHDGFAYVGEPVTEGFTSIRQAGEAISVQLILEDGQVAFGDCAAVQYSGAGGRDPLFLAKDFIPVIEKEIAPKLIGKELDNFKSLAEEFDGMLLDGKRLHTAIRYGITQALLDAVAKARKVTMAEVIQKDYNTGLEISKRPIFTQSGDNRYENADKMIIKSADVLPHALINHVETKLGKNGELLLEYVGWLRDRIIHLRDSEDYTPILHIDVYGTIGAAFDGDTTKMADYLQTLVDAAKPFKLRIEGPMDVEDRDKQIEALAALTAEVDRRNMGIELVADEWCNTYEDIAAFADAKAGHVVQIKTPDLGGVNNIADAILYCNKVGIGSYCGGTCNETNRSAEVTTNIAMACGALQVLAKPGMGVDEGYMIVFNEMSRVEALVNRRK encoded by the coding sequence ATGAGAATAGTTGATGTAGTATGTTCAGCAGGAAAAACAGGTTTCTACTTTGATGACCAAAGAGCTATAAAAAAAGGAGCAGGACATGATGGATTTGCTTATGTAGGAGAGCCAGTAACAGAAGGATTTACTTCAATTAGACAAGCTGGAGAAGCAATCTCTGTACAATTAATATTAGAAGATGGTCAAGTAGCATTTGGAGATTGTGCAGCAGTACAATATTCAGGTGCAGGAGGAAGAGACCCATTATTCCTAGCTAAAGATTTTATTCCGGTAATTGAAAAAGAAATCGCTCCAAAGTTAATTGGAAAAGAGTTAGATAACTTCAAATCATTAGCTGAAGAGTTTGATGGAATGTTATTAGATGGAAAAAGATTACATACTGCTATAAGATATGGAATTACTCAAGCTTTATTAGATGCTGTAGCAAAAGCTAGAAAAGTAACTATGGCTGAAGTTATTCAAAAAGACTATAATACAGGTTTGGAAATTTCAAAAAGACCTATATTCACTCAATCAGGAGATAACAGATACGAAAATGCAGACAAAATGATTATAAAATCTGCTGATGTTTTACCACATGCTTTAATAAATCATGTAGAAACAAAATTAGGTAAAAATGGAGAGTTATTACTTGAGTATGTTGGATGGTTAAGAGATAGAATAATCCACTTAAGAGATTCAGAAGACTATACTCCTATTTTACACATAGATGTATATGGAACAATTGGAGCAGCATTTGATGGGGATACAACAAAAATGGCAGACTATTTACAAACATTAGTAGATGCAGCAAAACCATTTAAATTAAGAATTGAAGGTCCTATGGATGTAGAAGATAGAGATAAACAAATTGAAGCTTTAGCAGCATTGACAGCTGAAGTAGATAGAAGAAACATGGGAATCGAGTTAGTTGCTGATGAGTGGTGTAACACTTATGAGGATATCGCAGCTTTTGCTGATGCTAAAGCTGGACATGTAGTTCAAATAAAAACTCCAGATTTAGGAGGAGTAAATAACATAGCAGATGCAATTCTTTACTGTAATAAAGTAGGAATTGGTTCTTACTGTGGAGGAACTTGTAACGAGACTAACAGATCAGCTGAAGTTACTACTAACATAGCTATGGCATGTGGAGCTCTTCAAGTTTTAGCAAAACCAGGAATGGGTGTTGACGAAGGATACATGA
- the rimP gene encoding ribosome maturation factor RimP: protein MIKLDKREMEETLLKIEKIVTPAIEKREVDLVDLEYVQEGGYLYVRIFIENPNGDITLEDCGSLSNEIDEAIDALIPHKFFLEVSSPGVERPLKKEADFIRFNGEKIKVSLKHKLNDSKNFEGIIQDFKENNLYLKVKNETLEIPFKEIKKANIVFDFSDI from the coding sequence ATGATAAAACTTGATAAAAGAGAAATGGAAGAAACTCTTTTAAAAATAGAAAAAATTGTTACTCCTGCTATCGAAAAGAGAGAGGTTGATTTAGTTGACTTAGAGTATGTCCAAGAAGGAGGATATTTATACGTACGTATTTTTATTGAAAATCCCAACGGAGACATAACTCTTGAAGATTGCGGGTCTCTTAGTAACGAAATTGATGAAGCTATTGATGCTTTAATCCCACACAAATTCTTCTTAGAAGTTTCTTCACCGGGAGTTGAAAGACCTTTAAAAAAAGAAGCCGACTTTATAAGATTTAATGGTGAGAAAATTAAAGTAAGTTTAAAACATAAGCTTAATGATAGCAAAAATTTTGAGGGTATCATACAAGATTTTAAAGAAAATAACCTTTATTTAAAAGTTAAAAATGAAACTTTAGAAATACCTTTTAAAGAGATAAAAAAAGCTAATATTGTTTTTGATTTTAGTGATATTTAA
- a CDS encoding methylaspartate mutase subunit E, protein MNLKFKKWTDEEFFKVREEVLKQWPTGADVNLEEAVAYHKALPEHKNFAKKLMDAKAKNITLAQPRAGVALIEQHIELLNFLDKEGGADLLPSTIDSYTRQNKYENCEKGIEESKKAGRSLLNGFPGVNHGVKGCREVVEAVNLPLQLRHGTPDARLLSEIMLAAGYTSNEGGGISYNIPYAKSVSLEQTIRDWQYCDRLVGWYEEQGVSINREPFGPLTGTLVPPSISNAVQIIECLLAAEQGVKNITLGYGQCGNLVQDVAAVRSMMEQAEEYCKEFGYENMQLTSVFHQWMGGFPEDEAKAFGVISNGASAAALAGATKVIVKTPHEAIGVPTKEANAMGIRATKMVLNLLRGQNLPNSEEVQFEKDMIKREVKQIIDKVIELGNGDLAVGTVKAFEQGVLDIPFAPSKYNAGKMLPARDNNGMIRYLNAGNLPLSEDIKAFHTAKLQERADFEGRPISFQMTVDDIFAVGKGTLIGRPATK, encoded by the coding sequence ATGAATTTAAAATTTAAAAAATGGACTGATGAAGAGTTCTTTAAAGTAAGAGAAGAGGTTTTAAAGCAGTGGCCAACAGGGGCAGATGTAAATTTGGAGGAAGCGGTAGCTTATCATAAAGCTTTACCTGAGCACAAAAACTTCGCTAAAAAATTAATGGATGCAAAAGCAAAAAATATAACTTTAGCTCAACCAAGAGCGGGAGTTGCTTTAATTGAGCAACATATTGAGTTATTAAATTTCTTAGATAAAGAGGGTGGAGCTGATTTATTACCATCTACAATAGATTCTTATACAAGACAAAATAAATATGAGAACTGTGAAAAAGGAATTGAAGAGTCTAAAAAAGCAGGAAGATCATTATTAAATGGATTCCCAGGTGTAAACCATGGAGTTAAAGGTTGTAGAGAAGTTGTAGAAGCAGTAAACTTACCTTTACAATTAAGACATGGAACTCCAGATGCTAGATTATTATCAGAGATAATGCTTGCTGCTGGATATACATCAAACGAGGGTGGAGGAATATCTTATAACATTCCTTATGCAAAATCAGTAAGTTTAGAACAAACAATAAGAGATTGGCAATATTGTGATAGATTAGTTGGATGGTACGAAGAACAAGGAGTTTCTATCAATAGAGAACCGTTTGGACCATTAACAGGAACATTAGTTCCACCATCAATTTCAAATGCTGTTCAAATTATTGAGTGTTTATTGGCTGCTGAGCAAGGAGTTAAAAATATCACTTTAGGATATGGTCAATGTGGAAACTTAGTACAAGACGTTGCTGCAGTAAGATCTATGATGGAGCAAGCTGAAGAGTACTGTAAAGAGTTTGGTTATGAGAATATGCAATTGACTTCTGTATTCCACCAGTGGATGGGAGGATTCCCTGAAGATGAAGCTAAAGCCTTTGGAGTTATTTCAAATGGAGCGTCAGCAGCAGCATTAGCAGGAGCAACAAAAGTTATCGTAAAAACACCTCACGAAGCTATTGGAGTACCAACAAAAGAAGCTAACGCAATGGGAATTAGAGCAACAAAAATGGTATTAAACTTATTAAGAGGGCAAAATTTACCAAACTCTGAAGAAGTTCAATTTGAAAAAGATATGATAAAAAGAGAAGTTAAGCAAATTATTGATAAAGTAATTGAGTTAGGAAATGGGGATTTAGCAGTAGGAACTGTTAAAGCGTTTGAGCAGGGAGTTTTAGATATTCCATTTGCACCATCTAAATATAATGCAGGAAAAATGTTACCAGCTAGAGATAACAACGGAATGATCAGATATTTAAATGCTGGAAACTTACCTCTATCAGAAGATATAAAAGCTTTCCACACTGCTAAATTACAAGAAAGAGCGGATTTTGAAGGAAGACCAATAAGCTTCCAAATGACAGTAGATGATATATTTGCTGTAGGAAAAGGAACATTAATTGGAAGACCAGCAACAAAATAA
- the glmS gene encoding methylaspartate mutase subunit S, which yields MKNGKKVVIGVIGSDCHAVGNKIIHHVLETNGFEVINIGVLSPQIDFINAAVETKADAIIVSSLYGHGELDCQGMREKCEEAGLKDILLYVGGNIVVGKQEWSDVEARFKAMGFNRVYRPGTPIELTTEDLKEDLGL from the coding sequence ATGAAAAATGGAAAGAAAGTAGTAATTGGTGTAATCGGTTCTGACTGTCATGCAGTAGGAAATAAAATTATTCACCATGTATTAGAGACTAACGGATTTGAAGTAATCAATATAGGAGTTTTATCACCACAAATTGATTTCATTAATGCTGCAGTTGAAACAAAAGCAGATGCAATCATCGTTTCATCTTTATACGGACATGGAGAATTAGATTGTCAAGGTATGAGAGAAAAATGTGAAGAAGCAGGATTAAAAGATATACTACTTTATGTTGGAGGAAACATTGTTGTTGGAAAACAAGAATGGTCAGATGTAGAAGCTAGATTTAAAGCTATGGGATTCAATAGAGTTTATAGACCAGGAACTCCAATTGAACTTACAACAGAAGATTTAAAAGAAGATTTAGGATTATAA
- the nusA gene encoding transcription termination factor NusA, with protein sequence MKSKDGKIFLEALEQLEKEKGINKESLLEAVEQAMLAAYKKHYGEEENVEVEINRSTGEVKVFEIKTVVTAEDLYDAALEVSVEDAAEAGHKRVKVGDVIKLEVNCEEFRRNAIQNGKQIVIQKVREAERQNIFDKFKVKEHDIITGIIRRIDEKRNIFIEFDGCEAILTTAEQSPADVYRVGERIKVYVAEVEKTNKFPKIVISRKNEGLLKKLFELEIPEIAEGVIEIKSVAREAGSRAKVAVYSADENIDTVGACIGQKGLRIRNIVNELNGEKIDIVVWKEDVEEFVSAVLSPAKVISVEVLEEGTTARVLVENSQLSLAIGKNGQNARLAAKLTGMRVDIKTVDSFKAETGNETVTLDEEENA encoded by the coding sequence ATGAAAAGTAAGGATGGTAAAATCTTTTTAGAGGCTCTTGAGCAGCTTGAAAAAGAAAAAGGAATAAATAAAGAAAGTCTTCTTGAAGCAGTAGAGCAAGCTATGCTTGCAGCTTACAAAAAACATTACGGAGAAGAAGAGAACGTTGAAGTTGAAATCAACAGATCAACTGGTGAAGTAAAGGTTTTTGAAATTAAAACGGTTGTTACTGCTGAAGATTTATATGATGCTGCTTTAGAAGTTTCTGTTGAGGATGCTGCTGAAGCTGGTCATAAAAGAGTTAAAGTTGGAGACGTTATTAAGCTTGAAGTTAATTGTGAAGAGTTTAGAAGAAATGCAATCCAAAATGGTAAACAAATCGTTATTCAAAAAGTTAGAGAAGCTGAAAGACAAAATATCTTTGATAAATTTAAAGTTAAAGAACATGATATTATTACTGGTATCATCAGAAGAATCGACGAAAAAAGAAATATTTTCATCGAATTTGATGGATGTGAAGCTATTTTAACTACTGCTGAGCAGTCTCCAGCAGATGTTTACAGAGTTGGAGAAAGAATTAAGGTTTATGTTGCAGAAGTAGAAAAAACAAATAAATTCCCTAAAATAGTTATTTCTAGAAAAAACGAGGGCTTATTAAAGAAACTATTTGAATTAGAAATTCCTGAGATTGCTGAAGGGGTTATTGAAATTAAATCTGTTGCTAGAGAAGCTGGTTCAAGAGCTAAAGTTGCTGTATACTCAGCTGATGAAAATATAGATACTGTTGGAGCTTGTATAGGTCAAAAAGGATTAAGAATTAGAAATATTGTTAATGAATTAAATGGTGAAAAAATTGATATCGTTGTTTGGAAAGAAGATGTAGAAGAATTTGTTTCTGCTGTTCTTAGTCCAGCTAAGGTTATCAGTGTCGAAGTTCTTGAAGAAGGGACTACTGCTAGGGTTTTAGTTGAGAATTCACAACTTTCTTTAGCTATTGGTAAAAATGGACAAAACGCTAGACTTGCTGCTAAATTAACTGGTATGAGAGTAGATATTAAAACGGTAGATTCTTTTAAAGCTGAAACAGGAAATGAAACTGTTACTTTGGATGAGGAAGAAAATGCTTAA
- the infB gene encoding translation initiation factor IF-2 produces MKIRVHELAKKYGFGNKEFLDILNNIGIDVHSHLAGLTVEQEKIATAYFAKKNDNVVSNNVYIEEETMKKNMEFNDVDDFVEENHTTTKKKKNKNSDNNSKDEGKSKKRKKGRRADFVVKKAEQGPEIIEEDGMKIIKIRGEITLGDFADRLGISSSELIKKLFLKGQMLTINSPISFELAEELAMDYDALVEEEEEIELDFGDKFALEITDRPEDLIERAPVITIMGHVDHGKTSLLDAIRTTSVASGEAGGITQKIGAYQINKAGRKITFVDTPGHEAFTDMRARGAQVTDIAILVVAADDGVMPQTIEALSHAKAANVPIIVAINKIDKPEANPMRVKQELMEHGLVSVEWGGDTEFVEVSAKAKMNLDTLLDTILITSEILELKANPKKRAKGIVLESRLDPKVGPIADVLIQEGTLKIGEVIVAGESMGKVRALVNDLGAKVQIATVSQPIEIIGFNDVPSAGDTFYVIQNEQHAKRIVEEMAKERKIAEVSRKSISLESLSQQMDNANVKELNLILRADSRGSVEALRDSLLKLSHEEVIVNIIQAASGAITESDVKLAEASNAIIIGFNVRPTTNALKEADSNGVEIRTSNIIYHITEDIEKALTGMLDPEFKEMYSGRIEIKKVFKVSKVGNVAGCVVVDGKVRKESNIRILRNGVIVYEGKLNTLKRYKDDAKEVVAGQECGLGIENFNDIKEGDIVEAFDIIEVKRTLK; encoded by the coding sequence ATGAAAATAAGAGTACACGAATTAGCTAAAAAATACGGTTTTGGGAATAAAGAGTTTTTGGATATTTTAAACAATATTGGAATTGATGTACACTCACATCTAGCTGGATTGACTGTTGAGCAAGAAAAAATTGCCACAGCTTATTTTGCTAAAAAAAATGATAATGTTGTTTCTAACAATGTTTATATAGAGGAGGAAACAATGAAAAAAAATATGGAATTTAATGATGTAGATGATTTTGTAGAGGAGAATCATACTACTACAAAGAAAAAGAAAAACAAAAATAGTGATAATAACTCTAAAGACGAGGGAAAATCAAAGAAAAGAAAAAAAGGAAGAAGAGCAGACTTCGTTGTAAAGAAAGCTGAACAAGGTCCTGAAATTATCGAAGAAGATGGAATGAAAATAATCAAAATTAGAGGTGAAATAACATTAGGTGATTTCGCTGATAGACTTGGAATTAGTAGTTCTGAACTTATCAAAAAACTTTTCTTAAAAGGACAAATGTTAACAATTAATAGTCCTATATCTTTTGAACTAGCAGAAGAGCTAGCTATGGATTATGATGCTCTTGTTGAAGAAGAGGAAGAAATTGAATTAGATTTCGGAGATAAATTTGCTCTTGAAATTACTGATAGACCTGAAGACCTTATCGAAAGAGCTCCAGTTATTACAATCATGGGGCACGTTGACCACGGAAAAACATCTTTACTTGATGCTATAAGAACAACATCTGTAGCTTCAGGAGAGGCTGGAGGAATTACACAAAAAATTGGAGCTTATCAAATTAATAAAGCTGGAAGAAAAATAACTTTCGTTGATACTCCTGGCCACGAAGCATTTACTGATATGAGAGCTAGAGGAGCTCAAGTTACTGACATCGCAATTCTTGTTGTTGCTGCTGATGATGGTGTAATGCCTCAAACAATCGAAGCTTTATCACATGCTAAAGCTGCAAATGTACCTATTATTGTTGCTATCAATAAAATTGATAAACCTGAAGCTAATCCTATGAGAGTTAAACAAGAGTTAATGGAGCATGGACTTGTTTCAGTTGAATGGGGAGGAGACACTGAGTTTGTTGAAGTTTCTGCTAAAGCGAAAATGAACTTAGATACACTTCTAGATACAATTTTAATTACTTCTGAAATTTTAGAATTAAAAGCTAATCCTAAGAAAAGAGCTAAAGGTATTGTTTTGGAATCAAGACTTGATCCTAAAGTTGGACCTATTGCTGACGTTTTAATTCAAGAGGGTACTTTAAAAATAGGAGAAGTTATTGTTGCTGGAGAATCTATGGGTAAAGTTAGAGCCTTAGTTAATGATTTAGGTGCTAAAGTTCAAATTGCTACAGTTTCTCAACCAATTGAAATTATTGGATTTAATGATGTTCCATCTGCTGGAGATACATTCTATGTTATCCAAAACGAACAGCATGCTAAAAGAATTGTTGAAGAAATGGCTAAAGAAAGAAAAATCGCTGAAGTTAGCAGAAAATCAATATCTCTTGAATCTCTTTCTCAACAAATGGATAATGCTAATGTTAAAGAACTTAACTTAATTTTAAGAGCTGATTCTAGAGGTTCTGTTGAAGCTTTAAGAGACTCTTTATTAAAATTGTCTCATGAAGAAGTTATCGTTAATATAATCCAAGCTGCTTCTGGAGCTATTACTGAAAGTGACGTTAAACTTGCTGAAGCTTCTAATGCTATCATTATTGGATTTAATGTTAGACCTACAACTAATGCTTTAAAAGAAGCTGACTCTAATGGAGTTGAAATTAGAACTTCTAACATTATTTATCACATTACTGAAGATATTGAAAAAGCACTAACTGGAATGCTTGATCCTGAGTTTAAAGAAATGTATTCTGGTAGAATTGAAATTAAAAAAGTCTTTAAAGTTTCTAAAGTCGGAAACGTTGCTGGTTGTGTTGTTGTTGATGGTAAAGTTAGAAAAGAATCAAATATTAGAATATTAAGAAATGGTGTTATTGTTTATGAAGGAAAGCTTAACACTCTTAAAAGATACAAAGATGATGCTAAAGAAGTGGTTGCTGGACAAGAATGTGGTTTAGGTATAGAAAACTTCAATGATATCAAAGAAGGAGATATCGTAGAGGCATTTGATATTATCGAAGTTAAAAGAACTTTAAAGTAA
- the glmL gene encoding methylaspartate mutase accessory protein GlmL gives MKCYLTIDFGSTYTKLTAIDLVGERILATAKDITTVEEDIMIGFDKAYEKLVKEIEKEVPISQVEFVDKIACSSAAGGLKMVAIGLVPELTAEAAKKAALGAGARVMKTYSYELNSREMEEIKNSPVDIILLAGGTDGGNKDCIIHNARLLVEHDVKKPIIVAGNKAASDEIERMFIEAKIDYYMADNVMPKINKLNVEPAREEIRKVFMNKIIEAKGMKKAESFISGILMPTPAAVLKAAEVLSEGTDEEDGIGDLIIVDIGGATTDIHSIGKGDPSKPGVLLKGLEDPVAKRTVEGDLGMRYSAISLLEAAGTRKIRNYLNDVDKKWDVKGHCNYRHDHIKMVPQSKEEILFDEAMAKVATELSMTRHCGVLECIYTPMGTMFNQSGKDLLNAPYIIGTGGVIVHSENPRGILEAGKFNPAEPIYLKPENPKFMVDKTYILSSMGLLAQKEPDLAIKIMKKYLIEV, from the coding sequence ATGAAATGTTATCTAACTATTGACTTTGGTAGTACTTATACAAAGTTAACAGCGATAGATTTAGTAGGAGAAAGAATTCTAGCAACTGCTAAAGATATAACAACTGTCGAAGAGGATATAATGATAGGTTTCGATAAAGCTTATGAGAAGCTTGTAAAAGAGATCGAAAAAGAAGTACCAATATCACAAGTTGAATTTGTTGATAAAATAGCATGTTCATCTGCAGCTGGTGGATTAAAAATGGTTGCAATTGGATTAGTTCCAGAGCTAACAGCTGAAGCGGCAAAAAAAGCAGCTTTAGGTGCGGGAGCAAGAGTTATGAAAACATACTCATATGAATTAAATTCTCGTGAGATGGAAGAGATAAAAAATTCACCAGTGGACATAATCTTGCTAGCAGGAGGTACTGATGGAGGAAATAAAGATTGCATTATACATAATGCGAGATTATTGGTAGAGCATGATGTAAAAAAGCCAATTATTGTAGCAGGAAATAAAGCTGCATCAGATGAAATAGAAAGAATGTTTATTGAAGCAAAAATAGATTATTATATGGCAGATAATGTTATGCCTAAAATAAATAAGCTTAATGTTGAACCTGCACGTGAAGAAATTAGAAAAGTATTTATGAATAAGATAATAGAAGCTAAAGGAATGAAAAAGGCTGAAAGTTTCATTAGTGGAATATTAATGCCTACTCCAGCAGCAGTATTAAAAGCAGCAGAAGTATTATCTGAAGGGACAGATGAAGAGGATGGTATTGGAGATTTAATAATAGTAGATATCGGTGGAGCAACAACAGATATTCATTCTATTGGAAAAGGAGATCCATCTAAACCTGGAGTTCTATTAAAAGGATTAGAAGACCCTGTTGCAAAAAGAACTGTTGAGGGAGATCTAGGGATGAGATATTCGGCAATCTCTTTATTGGAAGCAGCTGGAACTAGAAAAATAAGAAATTATTTAAATGATGTTGATAAAAAATGGGATGTTAAAGGTCACTGTAATTATAGACATGATCATATAAAAATGGTTCCTCAATCAAAAGAGGAGATTTTATTTGATGAAGCAATGGCTAAAGTAGCTACAGAGTTATCCATGACAAGACACTGTGGAGTTCTTGAGTGTATATACACTCCTATGGGAACAATGTTTAATCAAAGTGGAAAAGATCTTTTAAATGCACCGTATATAATAGGAACTGGGGGAGTTATTGTTCATAGTGAAAATCCAAGAGGGATTTTAGAAGCAGGAAAATTTAATCCAGCAGAACCGATATATTTAAAACCAGAAAATCCAAAGTTTATGGTAGATAAAACATATATTCTATCATCTATGGGATTATTAGCTCAAAAAGAGCCGGATTTAGCGATAAAAATAATGAAAAAATATCTGATTGAAGTATAA